The Celeribacter baekdonensis genomic interval AATGCATGTTCTAAACACCCCAAGACCGCGCGACATCCCTCCCCGGTATGGCCCATTTTCGCAACCTTGATTTGCAAGACCCATTGAGCACGCGTTTCACGCAGATCAGGGACAAACGCGCGCAGACACCCCAAGACCGCCCACCTCGCAAGGAGGCCAGATGACATGAGCGACCAAAGCACACCGCCCCCAACGCAAGGCCTGAAAGCGCCGCCCTTCGCACGCAATGCACCACAAATTTCTCTACGCCTGTTCGCAACGCTCATGTTGTTTTGGCTCTTGCTCAACGGCTCGATCAGTCCCGCAACCCTGATCACCGGCGTGATCGTCGCCGCCATCATCGCGCTGTTTTTTGGCTCAAGCCTGTCGTTTCTCTCCGGTCTGCGTCTGACCCCAGCCGCCTTTTTGGCAAGTGTCGGATTTATCGGCTTTTTCCTCAAAGAACTCATCAAAGCCAACCTGATTTTGGCCAAGCTGGTGCTGACGCCTGCGCTGCCCATTTCCCCCGCCATCGTCAAGGTCCGAACCACGCTGACCGATCCGGTCGGGCGGCTTTTATTGGCCAATGCCATCACCCTAACCCCCGGCACGCTGACCTGCGACATCCAAGGTGAGTGGCTTTATATCCATTGGGTCGTCGCCCCCACCACAGACCCCGACACGGCCACAAAGGCCATCGTCTCGGGCTTCGAGAACTACTTGGAGGTGATGTATGGCTGAGCTGATTTTATTTGTGGCGGCGGGCTTTGTTTTGCTGGCTTTTGTGTTGGCTGCGCTGCGGTTCATCAAGGGTCCACGCGGCACCGACCGAGTCGTGGCTTTTGACGGTTTGACCATCATATCGGTCACCGCGATTGTGTTGATCGCGCTGATCACTGACCGCAAAATTTACCTCGATGTGGCGCTGGTCTATGCGCTTTTGTCCTTCCTCGGCGTCCTCATCGCAGCCCGGTATTTAGAAGGGGGCGATCATGACTGAACTCTCTGGTTTGATGGATATGTTCGGCGCCTTGACCATATTGGGCGGCGCTGTGTTTTTGGCCTTGGGTGGGCTTGGCCTCTGGCGCATGCCCGATGTTTACAACCGCATCCAAGCGGGCACCAAAGCCACCACATTGGGCACGCTTTTGGTCCTGATCGGTGTGGCGTTGATCGCGCCGTCGTGGAGCGTCAAACTGGTGTTGATCATGTTGTTTTTAATGTTCACCAGCCCGCTTTCCTCGCAAGTTTTGGCCCGCGCTGCCCATCGCGCTGGCGTGCCACTTTCGGACAAAACCAAAGCCGACGCCCTCGCAGACGCAGTAAATGTGGAGGATGTGGCATGACTGTCTTGCTCGCCATACTGGCCATCATTTTGGCGCTCGCCGCATTGGTCGCCGCCCTCATATCTGTCCTCACCCGCTCGACCGTCACCGCCGTTTTGGCGGCGGGTCTTGTGTCCCTTATGTCCTCGGTGTTGTTCCTCGTACTGGCCGCACCCGATGTGGCGATGACCGAGGCCGCCATCGGGTCCGGCCTCACCACATTCCTGTTTTTCTTTGTCCTTGGACGTATCCGCAGGGAGGGCAAATCATGACCCGAAACGCTATCATTTTTGGGATTTTGGCGCTTTTGGGCGTGGCGTTTTTCACGCTCTTTGCCGGGTTCACCCCCGACAGCGCACTGAACCAAACCGCCGCCTATTACGCCACGCAAACGCCAAACGAGACCGGCGCGCAAAACGTGGTGACCGCGATTGTCGTCACCTATCGCGGGCTCGACACGCTGGGCGAGGTCACGGTGTTGTTTCTCACGGCGGCCATCGTCGGGCTGGTTTTGGCCCATTCGAAAGCCCCAAAAGGCCGGTCGGGATCGGGCTTTTTGCCTTCGGGTGAATTGCTCACGACAGGCACGCGGATGTTGGTGCCCGTGATTATGCTGTTTGGCGCTTATGTGTTCCTCAACGGCCATTTGACCCCCGGCGGCGGCTTTCAAGGCGGGGCGATTGTCGCCTCTGGCCTGTTGCTGACGCTTTTGGCCAATCCGGCAGAACGGTTTTCGCATCGCCTCATTGCCCGGATCGAAAGCACAGCGGGGCTGACATATGTTTTGATCGGCCTGCTTGGTTTGGCCTTTGCAGGCGGATTTTTGGACAATCGCATCCTGCCTTTGGGCACGTTTGGATCAATCCTCTCCGCCGGGGCGATCCCGCTGATTTATGCCGTGATCGGGTTGAAAGTCGGGGCGGAATTTTCCTCGATCCTCACCTCTTTGGAAGAAACGGAGGACGCGCAATGACCCTATCTCACATTGCAATGGCATTGGGGTTCGTTTTGATCCTTGTCGGTCTCTACGGCGCACTGAGCAATCGCGACATCTTTCGCATGATCGTGAGTTTCACCATCGCCGACACTGGGGTGAATGTGGTTTTGGTGTCGGTCGGCTATCTGCCGGGGCGCACCGCGCCGATCTTGGACGCTGCCGTGCCCACCTCCGAGGCCCTCGCCCGTATCACCGATCCGGTGCCGCAGGCGCTGGTCCTCACCGCCATCGTCATCGGCCTGGGCGTCACCGCCTTGATGCTCGCCTATGCCTATCGGCTGTTCCGCACGCGCGGCAGCTTGGACATCTCTGACTTTACGGAGCTGAAATGGTAAGCCCTCTGTTCCTCCTCATCGCCGGGCTTGGGGCCGCGTTTGTGTTGGGTCTGTTGCGCGCGGATCGCCCGCGCATCGCCTTTTCCGTCAGTATCGGCGCGCTTGCCGTCATGTTTTTTGTTGCGCTGTCATGGACCGTGGCCCTCCTGATGGGCCAAGCCGTCCCGGTCGACATCCTCACCGCCGGCACCCGCCCGCCCTTTGCCATCAACCTGCGCGTTGGGGTCAGTGAGGCCGCCCTTTTGTCGGTCGTGACCATCACTGGGCTTTTGTCCGCGTTCTACATGCGTGACGATTTGATCCGGCTTGGCCGTCAGGCGATGGCCGTGCTTTTGGTCCTGATCATGGCGCTGTCGGGCTTGATCATGACGCGCGACCTGTTCAACATGTTCGTGTTTTTGGAACTGATCGTGATCGCGACGGCGGGGCTTGTGTTGCTCTCAAAAGACGCGCGCGCACTGGCCGCCGGTTTCAAATATCTGATCGTCTCGCAGGTCATTTCGATCCTGTTGTTGATCGGCATCATCTTCACCTATCACGCCCATGGATCGCTGAATATTGACGACATTTCGGCCCTGCCGATGGCGTTTTCCGGTGCATCCTTGGCGATCTTTTTGGTCCTGATCGCGCTGGTGTTGGAACTCAAACCCTTTCCCGCCAATGGTTGGGCCCTGGACATCTACGAGAGCGCACATCCGGGGTTTTCGGCGTTGTTTTCCGCCGCTTCCGGCACCGCCGCGCTGTTTGCCGCCGACAAGCTCTTTACGGTCGCCGGGCCCGCGTGGTTGCCGCTGGCCACGGGGATTGGCCTGTTTACCTTTGTAGGATCCAACATTTTGGCCCTGTCCCAAACCAATGATCGCCGCCTTTTGGGCTATTCCTCGGTCGGCCAAATCGGTCTTGTGTTGATGGTCATCGGGCAAAAAGCCGTCCTCGGCCCGCAATTTGCCTATGTCGCGGGCGGGATTGTGATCTCTCACGCCGTCGCCAAAGCCGGGTTGTTTTGGCTTTCGGGCTTGGTCAATGGCCGCACGTTGGCCGATTGGGCAGCGTTGTGTGACTCCCCGATGTTGATTTTCGCCTTTGCCACCTTCATCGCCATGCTCTCTGGCCTGCCACCGTTTCCGTCCTTTTACGCCAAATGGATTTTGGCGCATGGGTTGATTGCCTCCGGCCAAATGCCGGTCCTTGCGATGATGTTGGTCGCGGCCTTGATCGAGGCGGGCGTGATGTTTCGCTGGTTCGGCATGGCGCTCAAACGCCCCGCCCAGCGCCCGCTCATCTATTCTCTCACCAAAGAGGCCGTGGTGTTGATTGCCGCACTTGCCGGTTGGAGTTTGGCCTATGTATTTGGCACGGCGCAGAGCGTGGACAATGTGGTGATAACCGTGCCGATGCTCTTTGCGCTATTGTTTCTGCCGCTCGACATCCTTCCCGCCAAAATCAAAAATGCACTGGCCATCGCGGGTCTCGTGACTTGGTTTTCCTTGTCTTATCAAAGCTTTGATCCGCTGCGGCTGGTCTTTGCCATCATCATGATCCTGGGTGGCGCGCTGATCCTTTTGGCCTCGTTTCAGGCCACGGGGCGGCGGATCGGATTCTACACACCCGCAATGCTGATGTATGCGGGCATGGCGCTTTTGCTATCGGCTGAGACCTCGCTGCAATTCTTTGCCGCATGGGAAATTCTCACCGTTGGCTCTTATTTCCTGATCCTGCGCGGGCGCGAGTCCGAGCCGCATGCGCTGTCCTATATCCTGTTCTCTCTGGGGGGCGCGTTTGTGATCCTCGCGGGCTTCGCTTTGGCCTCTGGCGGCATGATGCCCTTTCCGCTCGAAGGCCTGGCCGCCCTGCCCGCCTCTATCGCGTCTTGGGTTTTCGTGCTGCTCGCCTTGGGCTTTATGACCAAGACCGCCTCGATGGGGCTGCACATCTGGTTGCCCGGTGCCCATGCCGAGGCCGAAACCGACGTCTCACCGATGGTTTCAGGTATCCTGCTCAAGGCCGGATTGTTTGGCCTGTGGATTTTGCTGCTCAACATGGGGCATCAGACCCTTTACGGCGTCGATCTGACCCATGTGCTTGTGTGGATCGGGGCAATCTCGGCGTTCCTTGGCGCGGTCATGGCGATCTTCCAAGAGGATGCCAAACGGCTCTTGGCCTATTCTTCGATCTCGCAGATGGGCTACGCCTTGTTTGGTCTGGCGCTGATGAACCACTTGGGGTGGCTCTTGGCCCTGATGTTTGTGATCAACCACTACGTCTACAAGAGCATGCTCTTTCTGGCGGTGGGCGGCGTCAAAGAGCGCACCCACACCAAGCTCATGTATAAAATGGGCGGGTTGATCACGCTGATGCCCTTTACCTTTGTCTCTGTGCTGGTCGGGATCATCGCCATGTCCGGTGTGCCGCCTCTGTCGGGCTTTGGCGGGCGCTGGATTTTCTACAATGCGATCATGTCCACCGATCTGCGCTTGCCATTGATCCTAGTGTTCATGGCTGGGCCTGTGGGGTTCTTGTACCTGTTCCGGCTCATTCACACGATCTTTCTTGGGCAACTCCATGACGAGCATCGCCAAATCAAAGAGGCCCCATTTTGGATCGTGGCACCGCAAATGCTGTTCGTTGCGTTCCTGATCTCATTCGCCGCCCTGCCCGGCATGATCCTGCGCCGTGTCGACACCTATATCGGCGAGATCTTTGGCGACCAACCACTGATTTGGTCCGGCAAGGCGATCACCTCCGCCTATGGCAATTGGAATCCGGTGGCGATCTGGGGCGTGATTGCGACGGTGTTCATCACCGTATTGCTCTTGCTCATCTGGATGAACCACAACGCCCAGCGCGTGAAGCAATTCAACATCGTGTTTTCCGCCGAACGGCCATTCAAACCGCAAACCACCCATTATGCCTGGAACTTCTTTGCGCCCTACCGCAAGGCCATGGGATTTTTGGAGGCCCCGGTATCCACCGCGTTCTGGGGCGGGGTCACCGATGCGTTGCATGGTGTCGCGGAGTTCACCCGCAAGGTCTACACCGGCAATGGCCAAACCTACGCCGTGCAGCTGCTGTTCTTTGTGGTCGCTGTCTATCTGATCGCGCTTGGCGCAACCTTGGGAGGCGCATTATGACCAGCCCTGTCCATTTCGAATGGGTCCAAATCCCCTACGCGCTTTTGACCCTGTTCATCGTCATCAACTACGGCATGGTGATGACCGCCGTGGTGCGCAAAATCGGCGCGCGTGTCGGCGGGCGCTACGGTATCCCGGTTTGGCAGAACTACGTGGATCTGTTGAAGAACATCTCTCTGCGCTCCAAGATTTCGCATGGGGTGATGTATTACCTCGGCCCGGTGTTTCGCCTCACCGGCGGTGTGGGCCTGTTGCTGTTTGTACCGACGATCTTTGGGTCGCACTGGTCACAGAATTTCTCCTACGCCGGTGATCTGATCCTTGCGCTCTACTTCGTGTTCTTCGGCACCTTGGGCATGGCCTTGGGTGCGGGTGAAAGCGGTCATCCCCATGCCGCCATCGGCGTGTCGCGCGGATTGTCACAAGTCACCATGGCCGAACTGCCGCTGGCGCTTGGCGTCTATGCCATCTCGCTGCAATACGGCACGCTCAACATCACTGAAATTGTCAGCGCCCAACAAGGGTCGATCTTGAACTGGACCCTGTTCACCAACCCGGTTGCCACCTTGGCCGCGCTTTTCGCCTATGTCGGCACAATGATGCGCTCGCCCTTTGATGTGGTTGTCGCCCCACAAGAAATCCCGATCGGCCCGCCGACAGAATATCACTCGTCTTACCTGGCTTTGATGCAAACCAACCGCGTTCTCTTTCCGGTCGCCAAAACGGTCATCTACATGAACCTGTTCTTTGGCGGGGCCACAAGCTGGGCCGAGTTCGCGATCAAAGTCTTCGCGCTGTACATGATCACCGCCGTCATCGGCGTGGTCCACCCGCGGTTCCGGGTCGAACAGAGCATTCGCTTTTTCCTCAAATGGGGGCTGCCTGTCGGCATCCTCGCAATCCTGATGGTGTAACTCATGAAAGACGTTGACGACACATTCCTGAAAAACACCGATCCCGTGCCCCTGCGCGAAGAATTGAAACCCCGCACAGT includes:
- a CDS encoding Na+/H+ antiporter subunit E; the protein is MSDQSTPPPTQGLKAPPFARNAPQISLRLFATLMLFWLLLNGSISPATLITGVIVAAIIALFFGSSLSFLSGLRLTPAAFLASVGFIGFFLKELIKANLILAKLVLTPALPISPAIVKVRTTLTDPVGRLLLANAITLTPGTLTCDIQGEWLYIHWVVAPTTDPDTATKAIVSGFENYLEVMYG
- a CDS encoding monovalent cation/H+ antiporter complex subunit F gives rise to the protein MAELILFVAAGFVLLAFVLAALRFIKGPRGTDRVVAFDGLTIISVTAIVLIALITDRKIYLDVALVYALLSFLGVLIAARYLEGGDHD
- the mnhG gene encoding monovalent cation/H(+) antiporter subunit G, with translation MTELSGLMDMFGALTILGGAVFLALGGLGLWRMPDVYNRIQAGTKATTLGTLLVLIGVALIAPSWSVKLVLIMLFLMFTSPLSSQVLARAAHRAGVPLSDKTKADALADAVNVEDVA
- a CDS encoding Na(+)/H(+) antiporter subunit B, whose translation is MTVLLAILAIILALAALVAALISVLTRSTVTAVLAAGLVSLMSSVLFLVLAAPDVAMTEAAIGSGLTTFLFFFVLGRIRREGKS
- a CDS encoding Na(+)/H(+) antiporter subunit B — its product is MTRNAIIFGILALLGVAFFTLFAGFTPDSALNQTAAYYATQTPNETGAQNVVTAIVVTYRGLDTLGEVTVLFLTAAIVGLVLAHSKAPKGRSGSGFLPSGELLTTGTRMLVPVIMLFGAYVFLNGHLTPGGGFQGGAIVASGLLLTLLANPAERFSHRLIARIESTAGLTYVLIGLLGLAFAGGFLDNRILPLGTFGSILSAGAIPLIYAVIGLKVGAEFSSILTSLEETEDAQ
- a CDS encoding sodium:proton antiporter gives rise to the protein MTLSHIAMALGFVLILVGLYGALSNRDIFRMIVSFTIADTGVNVVLVSVGYLPGRTAPILDAAVPTSEALARITDPVPQALVLTAIVIGLGVTALMLAYAYRLFRTRGSLDISDFTELKW
- a CDS encoding proton-conducting transporter transmembrane domain-containing protein; translation: MVSPLFLLIAGLGAAFVLGLLRADRPRIAFSVSIGALAVMFFVALSWTVALLMGQAVPVDILTAGTRPPFAINLRVGVSEAALLSVVTITGLLSAFYMRDDLIRLGRQAMAVLLVLIMALSGLIMTRDLFNMFVFLELIVIATAGLVLLSKDARALAAGFKYLIVSQVISILLLIGIIFTYHAHGSLNIDDISALPMAFSGASLAIFLVLIALVLELKPFPANGWALDIYESAHPGFSALFSAASGTAALFAADKLFTVAGPAWLPLATGIGLFTFVGSNILALSQTNDRRLLGYSSVGQIGLVLMVIGQKAVLGPQFAYVAGGIVISHAVAKAGLFWLSGLVNGRTLADWAALCDSPMLIFAFATFIAMLSGLPPFPSFYAKWILAHGLIASGQMPVLAMMLVAALIEAGVMFRWFGMALKRPAQRPLIYSLTKEAVVLIAALAGWSLAYVFGTAQSVDNVVITVPMLFALLFLPLDILPAKIKNALAIAGLVTWFSLSYQSFDPLRLVFAIIMILGGALILLASFQATGRRIGFYTPAMLMYAGMALLLSAETSLQFFAAWEILTVGSYFLILRGRESEPHALSYILFSLGGAFVILAGFALASGGMMPFPLEGLAALPASIASWVFVLLALGFMTKTASMGLHIWLPGAHAEAETDVSPMVSGILLKAGLFGLWILLLNMGHQTLYGVDLTHVLVWIGAISAFLGAVMAIFQEDAKRLLAYSSISQMGYALFGLALMNHLGWLLALMFVINHYVYKSMLFLAVGGVKERTHTKLMYKMGGLITLMPFTFVSVLVGIIAMSGVPPLSGFGGRWIFYNAIMSTDLRLPLILVFMAGPVGFLYLFRLIHTIFLGQLHDEHRQIKEAPFWIVAPQMLFVAFLISFAALPGMILRRVDTYIGEIFGDQPLIWSGKAITSAYGNWNPVAIWGVIATVFITVLLLLIWMNHNAQRVKQFNIVFSAERPFKPQTTHYAWNFFAPYRKAMGFLEAPVSTAFWGGVTDALHGVAEFTRKVYTGNGQTYAVQLLFFVVAVYLIALGATLGGAL
- a CDS encoding respiratory chain complex I subunit 1 family protein; amino-acid sequence: MTSPVHFEWVQIPYALLTLFIVINYGMVMTAVVRKIGARVGGRYGIPVWQNYVDLLKNISLRSKISHGVMYYLGPVFRLTGGVGLLLFVPTIFGSHWSQNFSYAGDLILALYFVFFGTLGMALGAGESGHPHAAIGVSRGLSQVTMAELPLALGVYAISLQYGTLNITEIVSAQQGSILNWTLFTNPVATLAALFAYVGTMMRSPFDVVVAPQEIPIGPPTEYHSSYLALMQTNRVLFPVAKTVIYMNLFFGGATSWAEFAIKVFALYMITAVIGVVHPRFRVEQSIRFFLKWGLPVGILAILMV